One genomic region from Thermomicrobium sp. 4228-Ro encodes:
- a CDS encoding FAD-dependent thymidylate synthase has translation MATRWAESLAVEFPFRSPPPTVRLVRSESAEHPFALTIAAAWSCYGARPASVERVLDLFAGNGDAARAARRERAAALYPDLFAAGHHTTFQHAHFVFVLDGVSRLAIWSFFHHHPFYNSEQVSQRYREVTGATMVTPDLPEPLAALYRAAVERALAGYRRLVELLTPDIAARYAAVFPGRARSQRPDVQQRVQTAVQRRAQEVARYVLPLATPAHLYHTVNALTLLRYYALANQLDVPREVRYVVNRMVEEVLAVDPNFLGAPGHPLDPQVLALEDTLEYRALRAFSEAVERAASEAFFREFDAALGPYHSRLVAYTPDAERVLADAVRTVLGRARSELDDDTAIALVLDPARNHYLGHPLYLAMHSKLMQTLNHVSFTFQKRISGAEDAQNQRHRGTLSSGPVLLAHLREEPDVIVPEDIARVPAALDEYWATIRVLWETKNRLLDAGVAPESALYLLPNAHHVRFYESGTLLTYFWKWVKRLCFDAQREIWETARQETEQVRAVLPRIGRYVAQPPCVLRDQAGLHPPCPEGERYCGVPVWRGYDPATLRERRVL, from the coding sequence ATGGCGACGCGGTGGGCGGAGTCGCTGGCAGTCGAGTTTCCGTTCCGGTCACCGCCACCGACGGTGCGACTGGTGCGGAGCGAATCGGCGGAACATCCCTTCGCGCTCACCATCGCCGCTGCCTGGTCGTGTTACGGGGCTCGGCCCGCCTCGGTCGAGCGGGTGCTGGACCTGTTCGCTGGCAACGGCGACGCCGCTCGTGCTGCCCGCCGAGAGCGGGCGGCAGCGCTCTACCCGGACCTCTTCGCGGCCGGGCATCACACGACCTTCCAGCACGCGCACTTCGTCTTCGTGCTCGACGGCGTCTCGCGCCTAGCGATCTGGTCGTTCTTCCACCATCACCCGTTCTACAACTCGGAACAAGTCTCCCAGCGCTACCGTGAGGTGACCGGTGCGACGATGGTGACGCCGGACCTTCCCGAACCGCTGGCTGCACTGTACCGGGCAGCGGTGGAGCGGGCATTGGCCGGCTATCGCCGGTTGGTGGAACTCCTGACCCCCGATATCGCCGCGCGGTACGCGGCCGTCTTCCCCGGGCGGGCGCGGAGCCAGCGGCCCGACGTGCAGCAACGCGTCCAGACGGCGGTCCAGCGCCGGGCCCAGGAGGTGGCTCGCTACGTCCTGCCGCTGGCCACCCCAGCGCACCTCTACCACACCGTCAACGCGCTCACGCTGCTCCGCTATTACGCGCTCGCCAACCAGCTCGACGTCCCGCGCGAGGTGCGCTACGTCGTCAACCGGATGGTCGAAGAGGTGCTGGCGGTCGATCCCAACTTTCTCGGTGCGCCGGGGCATCCGCTCGACCCGCAGGTGCTGGCGCTCGAGGACACGCTCGAGTACCGGGCGTTGCGGGCATTCAGCGAGGCGGTGGAGCGCGCGGCCAGCGAGGCGTTCTTCCGCGAGTTCGACGCGGCGCTCGGGCCCTACCATTCGCGACTCGTAGCCTACACGCCCGATGCCGAGCGGGTGCTGGCTGACGCGGTGCGCACCGTGCTCGGGCGCGCGCGCAGCGAGCTCGACGACGACACGGCGATCGCGCTGGTGCTCGACCCGGCACGCAACCACTACCTGGGGCACCCGCTGTACCTGGCGATGCACTCCAAGCTGATGCAGACGCTCAACCACGTCTCCTTCACGTTCCAGAAGCGGATCAGCGGGGCGGAGGATGCGCAGAACCAGCGGCATCGCGGCACGTTGAGTTCCGGGCCGGTCCTCCTGGCCCACTTGCGCGAGGAGCCGGACGTGATCGTGCCGGAGGACATCGCGCGCGTCCCGGCAGCGCTGGACGAGTACTGGGCGACGATCCGGGTGCTGTGGGAGACGAAGAACCGGTTGCTCGACGCAGGTGTGGCGCCGGAGTCTGCGCTCTATCTCCTCCCGAATGCGCACCACGTCCGGTTCTACGAGTCGGGCACGCTCCTCACCTACTTCTGGAAGTGGGTCAAGCGACTCTGCTTCGACGCGCAGCGGGAGATCTGGGAGACGGCCCGGCAGGAGACCGAGCAGGTGCGAGCGGTGTTGCCGCGGATCGGCCGCTACGTGGCGCAACCGCCTTGCGTCCTGCGCGACCAGGCTGGACTGCACCCGCCCTGTCCGGAAGGGGAACGCTACTGCGGCGTGCCGGTCTGGCGCGGTTACGACCCGGCGACGCTCCGGGAGCGGCGGGTGCTGTAG